The proteins below come from a single Drosophila kikkawai strain 14028-0561.14 chromosome 3R, DkikHiC1v2, whole genome shotgun sequence genomic window:
- the LOC138928940 gene encoding uncharacterized protein: MRETESEHTIERKATPENWHAPTGESEREADAPKCKSNGKLPARPKIWQSRMAGFTFAEATKTDRRASGRRSSFSTKPNGSVFTRRSFLRPTSVEKCILTVTISFIPETSQEVVLEVPSDRDGSQWSAEKFSRRPRRHFFWKRRRRGRGGSSSHRQTCVCAEKTVTETMASDNPSRLWRAVTSAAATVEVSRTDDVVLGYPAEGEPSPGKTGPQAGVLPEDIDWEAFSEAMEYADEILAGRRSLPDLHRAVSHAGAAAAVPNRVPVARRRVVFASAVGTPRSPTPEENHHGRPDGSSDSNDVVATGPRSKGSDGGTADDDGSQEDDDVIPIRARHRRASSMSDFDAADVARRTTRSLDGAVRRGLPRQGPPRAS, translated from the exons atgagagaaacggagagcgagcatacgatcgagcgcaaagcaacccccgaaaattggcacgcgccaacgggagagagcgagagggaagctgatgcaccgaaatgcaagagcaatggaaagttaccagcgcggccgaaaatttggcaaagccgcaTGGCTGGttttacttttgcggaggcgacgaaaacggatagacgtgcgagcggtcgACGTAGTTCTTTTTCAACGAAGCCAAACGGGAGTGTTTTCACGCGACGGAGTTTTCTGCGACCAACGAGTGTAGAAAAGTGTatattgacagtgacaatttcttttatacccgagaccagccaggaggtggtgctcgaagtGCCCAGTGACCGTGACGGCAGCCAGTGGAGTGCGGAGAAgttttctcgacggccaaggaggcaTTTTTTTTGGAAACGGAGaaggcgaggacgtggcggaagcagcagccaccgacagacgtgtgtgtgtgcggaaaaaaCGGTGACGG AAACCATGGCGTCGGACAATCCGAGCCGTTTGTGGCGCGCGGTAACATCCGCCGCGGCCACCGTGGAAGTCTCCCGCACGGATGACGTGGTGCTGGGATATCCAGCCGAGGGAGAGCCGAGCCCCGGGAAGACCGGACCCCAGGCGGGAGTCCTGCCCGAGGACATCGATTGGGAGGCATTCAGCGAGGCGATGGAGTACGCCGACGAGATTCTAGCGGGCCGTAGATCGCTGCCCGATCTCCATCGAGCAGTCAGCCACGCCGGCGCAGCCGCGGCGGTGCCCAACCGGGTGCCAGTCGCACGTCGCCGGGTGGTGTTCGCGTCGGCCGTGGGGACCCCGAGGTCGCCGACACCCGAGGAGAACCACCACGGTCGACCGGACGGGAGCAGCGACAGCAACGACGTAGTCGCCACAGGCCCTCGCAGCAAGGGCAGCGACGGGGGCAcagccgacgacgacggcagCCAGGAGGACGACGATGTGATTCCCATCCGAGCGAGACACCGGCGGGCCAGCAGCATGTCGGACTTCGACGCGGCCGACGTTGCCCGACGCACCACCCGATCACTGGATGGTGCAGTACGACGAGGACTGCCGCGCCAAGGCCCGCCTCGCGCGAGCTGA